The nucleotide window CTGAAATATCACCCCTCCTCCTTCTAGCTATTATAGCATATGCCGCAGCCCCCGCCGCCCCCGCTGCCGCAACCCCTGCTGCGAGTGGTAGTAAAGCCCACATCTGTGGGTTCTGCTGCGGTGGTTGGACTCCCTGCTGTTGGATGGGTGGTGCTGATGTTGAGGTGATCTGCTGTGGTGCTAGCACGTATTGCAGGTTCCATGTTGTGTTCCTAGCCATCTCTATGATCACGTAGTCGCCGAATGTCCTTATGCTTGAGATGTTATCCGGCATTGTTATCGGGATAACATTCCTATGGATCCTAACTGTTAGATTCCCAACCCATTGAGGATATTTTATTAATGTGCTTAGAACGCCTCCAGAAACGCTTATAGATGCAACATAGGATATATCGATCCTCTGGACGCCGGAGGGCTTTAGAAGGGCTAGCGTGTCATTGGATAGAAGCTGTGGAATAACATCTATTGGAGAGACAACAATAGATCCTGGTAGGGGCTTAACAGGAAGATCTATATATATGATCTCCTCACCAGGCTGGCTAGGATACAGCGTTATAGCCACATCAACAACACCGTCACCCCCAACAACCACGAGAACCCTGGAGCCCTCCTGGGAATATAGGGTTGATAGGCTGAATAGGGTAGCTAGCAGAAATAATACTATAGAGATCTTATATACGCTATATAGTCCTCCACCTCTACAGCTAGATCTATATGCCATAGCTAGGCACCCTTTTCACTATTTTCATAAGCATATTAATAGTTCCGAATTATATGGCTCATCTCCTGCCTCTTGAAAGCTCCTTCAAAAGCTCTTCTAGCCTGTCAAGCATCTTCTTTATATTGTCTATCAACGCCTTGCACTTCTCGATGTTGGCGCTAGCCTCTCTAATATTTCCGGCTTCTATTGCTTTCGAGGTATTTGATATTGTCTGGTTCAGCTCTTCAAACGATCTCTGGATCATATCTATCAATGCCCTCACATTGGGGTTTGAGATGTTGCTCGCATTTACTTTAAGAGCCTGGAATCTATCCCATAGCTTGTTTGTCTCATTTATAATCTCGTTGAGCCTCTTCACCAGATCTTCTTTAACCTCATAGAATTTCTTGACAAGCTGTTCAAGGGCCTTTATAAGGGCCTCTATATTGCTTATCCTTGCTAATAGCATGTTAATCATAGCCCTTGCCTCCTCGACCCTCCCCATGTTGATTAGCTTTGATATGTTGAGCGATATATTGGATACCTCCTCTAGCGATGCCTGTATCTTCGATATGAGCTCCCTTATAGCTGGATCTGATGTGTTGAATGCCTTCACCCTTATATCCTCGAACTCCTTTGAGAGCTCTGATAGCTTTTCGAGAGCCTCCTTATATCTCTCTGTAATATCCTCCCTAGCCTTTGAGATCTTCTCTAGCAAGTCTTCAGCCTTATCCTCAGCGATCTTATATAGCTTATATGCCTCTTCAAGCGCTTTTGATGCTTCGCTGAGGTTGCCAGCCTGTATCATAGATCTAGCATCTGAGATCATTTTAGATGCATTGGCTAATAGCCCTAGAATCTCCTGTACAGTTGCGTTATCTGCTGAGGCGTTTCTAAGCATTGAGGCTAGGATCTTGATCTGGTTCTCAAGCCTATCAGCAATAGCCCTTAGCCTCTCAGCCTCAGAGAGTGATCTCTCCTTCTCCAATATAGATTTCGCCCTAGACACATTATCTATAGCCTGATCTATAGCCTCAACCGCAGCCCTACTAGCATTAACAGCTATTAATAGCTCTCTAACCCTTTTCAAAACCTCCTCAGCCTTTGATACAGCTTCTAGATCCCTCTGAGACACATTCGGTTTGAAGATCCTGTCCTC belongs to Sulfolobales archaeon and includes:
- a CDS encoding winged helix-turn-helix domain-containing protein gives rise to the protein MAYRSSCRGGGLYSVYKISIVLFLLATLFSLSTLYSQEGSRVLVVVGGDGVVDVAITLYPSQPGEEIIYIDLPVKPLPGSIVVSPIDVIPQLLSNDTLALLKPSGVQRIDISYVASISVSGGVLSTLIKYPQWVGNLTVRIHRNVIPITMPDNISSIRTFGDYVIIEMARNTTWNLQYVLAPQQITSTSAPPIQQQGVQPPQQNPQMWALLPLAAGVAAAGAAGAAAYAIIARRRRGDISEYLDNVDKEILSIVEKLGEATARDIMDATRLPKTTLYRRLNKMIKMGIIGTRAKGGVTYYYIIKK